Within Deltaproteobacteria bacterium, the genomic segment GGCAGCGGAATAAGAAATGAAAATAGCTCAGGTTGCGCCTTTGGCTGAAAGCGTGCCGCCTAGACTTTACGGCGGCACGGAGAGAGTCGTTTCATATTTGACAGAAGAACTTATCAAACAGGGCCATGAGGTTACTTTATTCGCCAGCGGCGACTCCGTAACCAGCGCAAGGCTGGTGAGTCCCGTAGATGAGTGTATCAGACTAAGTAAAACCTACCTTAACTCTATTCCGCATGAATATATAATGAACGAGATGATATCGAGAGAGTCGGGTAATTTCGATATCATTCACTTTCATACCGATTATATTCATTTTCCGGTGTCGAGGCGTGAAAAATATGCTCATCTTACGACCCTTCACGGCAGGCTGGACCTTCCCGAGCTAAAAAATATATATAGCGAATTTAATGAGATTCCCGTAGTTTCCATATCTTATGATCAACGAAGCTATTTGCCTCAAGCTAATTGGATAGGTAATGCGTATCATGGTCTACCGACCAAACTATACAATCTCAACGGAGATGAAGGTAAATATCTGGCATTTCTGGGAAGAATTTCACCTGAGAAAAGACCGGACAGGGCAATCAGAATTGCCCGATTAACCGGCATCCCGCTAAAAATAGCGGCCAAAGTGGATAGTGTGGATACAGATTACTATGAAAGTGTAATTGAGCCCATGCTGGACAACCCCCTCGTGGAATTTATCGGGGAGATCGGCGAGGACGAGAAGAATGATTTTTTAGGGAATGCGCTGGCGCTGCTGTTTCCTATTGACTGGCCCGAGCCATTCGGCCTCGCAATGATTGAATCAATGGCCTGCGGGACACCGGTTATTGCCTTTAATTGCGGGTCAGTTCCCGAGGTAGTAGATGACGGTAAAACCGGGTTTATTGTGAATAATATGCGAGAAGCGGTGGAAGCTGTGTATAAAATACAATCGCTCTCAAGGAGTAAAATCAGAGAAACTTTTGAATCCCGCTTTTCAGCCGCTAAAATGGCCGGAGACTATTCACTCTTGTATAAAAAAATATTGAAGAACTCCATGATTCAGGAAGTAGCGTAAAAACTAAATTCCGTCGAGATTAATCCATCACCGTATCCATATTCATAATATGTTGACTTTAAAATCTTAAAGTCTTAAATTTAAGACAGAACCTTATTTTTTCTTCTCTACTCAAAATATAATGTTGATTGGGGGTCAGAACCAATTAATCAGGAAATATATGCTGCTAATGCCTCTCCCTTGCATAATCAAACGCGTACCCTGAAACATGGAGACACTTTTGCCGTTTTTAACTTATGGGGCGACGTATCCAATTACGATCGGAGTTATCAAGGTATCTACCATCAGGGGACAAGATATTTATCGCATCTCGAACTCCAGGTCGAGGACAAAATTCCTCAATTATTAAATTCCACTATAACCTATAACAACGAAAAGTTATTGGTTGATATTACCAACCAGAAATATAAAAAAAATCAAACAGTTATTGAATCCAACAGTTTATATATCTCACGGTCAAAATTCATCTGGAAAGGGGTGTGTCGTGAGCTCATACGCATTACAAATTTCGGATTACATGCCGTTGAATTCAATATGTCGATCAGATTTGAGGCGGACTTCTCCGACATTTTTGAAGTCCGGGGTGCGAGAAGGGACTCCAGAGGCAGGCAGCGCCCGGTAATTAAAAATTCGGATTCTATTTCGTTCGTTTATGAAGGGCTTGACAATAAAACCCGTGCAACCAACATAAAATTATCTCCCGAGCCTAATCACATTCATGACTCAATTGCATTTTACAACTGGAAGCTGGAGCCGGGCCATTCCGAAAATTTATATATAGCTATTTCCTGTAACGGATTATCTAATAATAAAATCGATGATTTGATGTCCGCCCATAGTAATGCCTGGACGGAAACTACTAAAGACCTAGAGTTGTATGAACAGTCGAGGTGTCATTTAACAACTTCCAATGAGCAATTTAACAACCTGCTTAACCGATCTTTTGCGGATCTCCACATTATGTTGACCCCAACAGAGTCCGGTATATACCCATACGCCGGTGTCCCGTGGTATGCGACAGTTTTTGGCAGAGACGGTATTATCACAGCTCTGCAGACTTTGTGGATCAAGCCTGATATAGCAAAGGGCGTACTATCCAAATTAGCTGATACCCAGGCTACCGAGATTGATAGCAAGAAGGATTCACAGCCGGGAAAGATATTACATGAAATGAGAGACGGTGAGATGGCGCAGCTGGGTGAAATCCCTTTCAAGGAATATTACGGTTCCATAGATTCAACCCCTCTCTTTATAATATTGGCGGGTTCTTATTTCGAGCAGACGGGTGATATAGATTTTATCAGAACAATATGGCCGAATATTCAGAACGCGCTTGACTGGATAAATGAATATGGCGATATAGATCGAGACGGTTTTGTGGAATATATGTCAAGCTCGGAGAACGGTCTCAGAAATCAGGGTTGGAAAGACTCCCATGATTCGATTTTTAATGAACACGGCAAGTTGGCGGAAGGTCCGATCGCGCTTAGTGAAGTACAGGGATATGTCTACGATGCCAGGATTAAAGCCGGTAAAATTGCAGAAGCGCTGGGTCATTCAACTTTATCGAAATCTTTAATGCATGAAGCTGAACAACTTAAAATTAAATTCAATAATGTTTTTTGGCAGGATGAGTCCGCAACCTATGCATTGGCGTTGGATGGGAATAAATCACCATGCCGGGTCGTCTCTTCAAATCCGGGTCACTGTCTGTTCACTGAAATCGCCGATAATAATAAGGCTTCGCGGCTGGTTGAAGCGTTAATGAAAGAAGATATGTTTACAAAATGGGGCATAAGAACTCTATCGTCCAATGAAGTACGCTATAACCCGATGTCGTATCATAATGGGTCTATATGGCCGCACGACAACTCCATTATTGCTGGCGGATTCGCAAAATATGGATATAAGGATTACGTTATAGATATATTGACTGCGTTCTTTAGAGCCTCTGCCTTCATGGAGCTCCATAGGCTGCCTGAGCTTTACTGTGGATTTAACAAGAAAATAGAAGAAGGTCCGACTTTGTACCCTGTCGCGTGCTCACCTCAGGCCTGGGCGATTGGCTCGATATTTTTGTTATTGCAGGCCTGCTTGGGTATATCGATTGACGGGGTGAGAAAAGAGCTTAAGTTCTCCAAGCCTGTTTTACCGTCGTTTCTGGATCGGCTTAAGATTCAAAATTTGTCGGTTGGTGACGGTTTTGTTGATTTGGAAATCAGAAAATACTCTACTGACGTGGGAATAAATATTTTGAAAAAACCCGGATCGGTTACCATACTGGTAAATAAGTAATTGCCGCCTGACATAAAGCTAACATTTAATTAATCTATCTAACTTCCCCGTGATTGTTATAAATTTCATAAAACTCTTGGTGTTAGCTTTCGGAATTCCTTTTCAGTTATATAGAGTTTGGAATGAAACTCTTGGATAAAAAAAGGGGAGCGGCTGCTCCCCTCTATAGTTTTAAAACTATAGTGATTTCTTACGGAGTAGGTGCTTCTTCGTCTTCATCTACACCTTCGCCGCCCGGCATTACAGCTGAATCCTCAGCTTCGCCCGTGTCAGCATCCGCTGCATCTTCGTCTCCGGCGGCTTCATCGTCCATATCTCCGCCCGGCATCTCTCCTGCATCTCCTTCCTCATGAGTCTCCGCGATTGCGGACTGGCTGCCGATAAAAGTGCTTCCACCGAATGAAAGCCCCATTACCAACATAAGCGCAAACAAAATAGAAAATACTCTCATGTCTTCAAACCCTCCTGAATATTATTTACCGTCCGGTTTACCCGGTCGGCATGTATTTATAGTGCAATTATTGTACCATTAAGCGTGTTCGGAAATAATTCAATCATATCAATAGGATACGATAAGTATGTGCCGGCAGTAGGTAAAAATTTGTTAAAATTGCGTAATAACACACATTGACGGTTGTGTATTATCACACAATTGCAGGGTTAAAGTAATAAAATTTCTATCTGCGGAAATTTCTCAGGGACTCTTTCATCTTAGAGACGGAAAGCTTCCTCAAGGCCTTTTTCTCAATCTGCCTTATTCTTTCTCTCGTAAGCTTGAATTTCTTCCCTATATCGTCGAGTGTTACGGTATCGCTTCTGTCTATGCCGAATCTCATTCTCAGGACTTCTTCTTCCTTTGCGGATAGCAGGGACAGGGAATTTCGAACGCTTTGCTTTAATTCATGATCTACGACTATGTAATCCGGTGAAATGGAGTCCTCGTTCTCGATGAAATCATAGAGCGTCCTTTTTTCACCGTCTACCGGTGAATCCAGGCTTACGGAGTCGCCGGTGATTTTTAATATTCGTTTAACATATTTAATTGAAACACCCGAGTGCTCGGAAATCTGTTCCGGGGTGGGGTTTTTGCCCGACTCCTTTAATATGACGGACCTGCTTCTGTAAACCCTGTTTGTCACTTCGAGCAAATATACAGGCACTCTGACGGCCCCTCTGTGGACCAGAATCGCCCTGGTTATTGATTGATATATCCACCACGACGCATAGGTCGAAAATCTGTAGCCCTTTGTGTGATCGTATCTTTCAATCGCCCTCATCAGTCCGATGTTGCCCTCCTGGATGAGATCCAGAAACGGGAGGCCATGATTAACATATCGTTTGGCAATGCTTATTACCAGACGGAGGTTGGCGCTTGCAAATCTCTGTTTTAACTTCTTTGCTCTTATCGAATAAGCTCTGAGTGAAGCGTTTAGCCTGTCTTCATTTTTCTTTTGATACGGGTTCCCATTCTTCCGGCTATTTCCGTTTTTTGAATTTGCGTGGAAAGAATCAAGCAAGTCCCTGATTTGCTCCATTTTGTACTCGCATTTCTTGATTTTCGCCGGGATCTCAACCTCTTCCCTCCGGGTCAGTAACTGCTCTTTAGAAATATCTCTGAAGTAATCGTTGAGTATCCGGAACTGTTCATCCGGTATTTTATCATGTCTCGGTTTACGCGAAATCTCCGGTCCCTCATTCGTTAAGTCGGATATATTTTCTTCAAAATCGAAGTCCGTATCGTTTCCTGACTCCTGCGGATCGGCGTTCTCATCGAATTTTTCTGAAAAATTTTTAGCCCCAATCTCCATCGTATCCAGTTCGCTATATTTCATTTTCCCGCTCCTCGCTAATTTTGTATACCGGCAAGTAAGCTTTTAAATAAGAGATTACCGGCGACATGGTGATTTCAGCTCATGGATTCTTGCTCCCGCTTTTCTATAGGATTCTGAATGTGCAATATGTGTGCCATTTGGTTTGCAATTCCTTTTTGTATGTGATAACCGCCTCTTATATTAATTTAACTCTTCGATATATATTAAATACGGCCGCAGGTGTGTAAAAATACACTGTTGGTAGTGTATACATTTCACCCAGGTGGGAGGGCTTTTCGACGATATTCATTAATATGTCCGTTCTCTCGGAGAAGCGTGACGGAATCAAATGAGTCGCCGAGTGCTTCTCTCGGTGTGCGCTTTCAGTGGGGCCGCCTGACTGTACTAAATACGCCAAAATATCCCTGAGCCGGGGAAGAATTGCATTTCATTCTAGTCACGGGTGGATTGGAGTTTCAAACGTGTGCTAATCCGCGTTGACTGAATGAAATTCTTGCCGCCGGTTAAATCCTCAACCTTTAACTTGAATTTCATACCTAAGTCCCTGTAAAATCTTGTTAATGTCAAAAGGGCTGATTCAAATACTGGATGCGCTCGAAAAGCCGCTCAGATTCGCGTCAAAGAAAGACTTCTCGAACATCGATAAGGTGAAATCTTTAGACGAGCTCGTAAACGATCTGGCATTGAAGGCTCTATCGCTCCCTCTCTCCAAACACCAGTTGAGCGTCGTCAAATCTTTGATGGGATATTTCTCCGACTATAACAGCCTCGCAGTGGATGATAAAAAAAAGCTGATTGAGAAGGCGCTGGATATAGTGGAGGAGCTGAAAAGGGATAGTGGAATTGAAACCGGGAATTCGGGCAAGAGCGGGGATTCAGCTCGATATGAGCCGCCCGGGAAGAGTGCCGCAGCATCTCCGCCGATTACCGGACAGGTCCCGACCTCAAAGAGCGGGGACCTGGCAAATACACCCATTCAGTACGTCAGGGGAGTGGGTCCCAGAATAGCCTCGTTGCTGGAGAGGAAAGGAGTCAACGGCATCGAGGACGCGCTGTTTTACTTTCCGCGCAGATACGAGGACAGAAGGACGATAAAAAGTATATCCGGGCTCGCGCCGGGCGGACGTGAGACCGTGATGGGCAAAATTATGCTTGCGGGGAAGATAAGAACCAAGAGGAGCAAACT encodes:
- a CDS encoding sigma-70 family RNA polymerase sigma factor, with product MKYSELDTMEIGAKNFSEKFDENADPQESGNDTDFDFEENISDLTNEGPEISRKPRHDKIPDEQFRILNDYFRDISKEQLLTRREEVEIPAKIKKCEYKMEQIRDLLDSFHANSKNGNSRKNGNPYQKKNEDRLNASLRAYSIRAKKLKQRFASANLRLVISIAKRYVNHGLPFLDLIQEGNIGLMRAIERYDHTKGYRFSTYASWWIYQSITRAILVHRGAVRVPVYLLEVTNRVYRSRSVILKESGKNPTPEQISEHSGVSIKYVKRILKITGDSVSLDSPVDGEKRTLYDFIENEDSISPDYIVVDHELKQSVRNSLSLLSAKEEEVLRMRFGIDRSDTVTLDDIGKKFKLTRERIRQIEKKALRKLSVSKMKESLRNFRR
- a CDS encoding glycosyltransferase family 4 protein; amino-acid sequence: MKIAQVAPLAESVPPRLYGGTERVVSYLTEELIKQGHEVTLFASGDSVTSARLVSPVDECIRLSKTYLNSIPHEYIMNEMISRESGNFDIIHFHTDYIHFPVSRREKYAHLTTLHGRLDLPELKNIYSEFNEIPVVSISYDQRSYLPQANWIGNAYHGLPTKLYNLNGDEGKYLAFLGRISPEKRPDRAIRIARLTGIPLKIAAKVDSVDTDYYESVIEPMLDNPLVEFIGEIGEDEKNDFLGNALALLFPIDWPEPFGLAMIESMACGTPVIAFNCGSVPEVVDDGKTGFIVNNMREAVEAVYKIQSLSRSKIRETFESRFSAAKMAGDYSLLYKKILKNSMIQEVA
- a CDS encoding amylo-alpha-1,6-glucosidase — its product is MYAANASPLHNQTRTLKHGDTFAVFNLWGDVSNYDRSYQGIYHQGTRYLSHLELQVEDKIPQLLNSTITYNNEKLLVDITNQKYKKNQTVIESNSLYISRSKFIWKGVCRELIRITNFGLHAVEFNMSIRFEADFSDIFEVRGARRDSRGRQRPVIKNSDSISFVYEGLDNKTRATNIKLSPEPNHIHDSIAFYNWKLEPGHSENLYIAISCNGLSNNKIDDLMSAHSNAWTETTKDLELYEQSRCHLTTSNEQFNNLLNRSFADLHIMLTPTESGIYPYAGVPWYATVFGRDGIITALQTLWIKPDIAKGVLSKLADTQATEIDSKKDSQPGKILHEMRDGEMAQLGEIPFKEYYGSIDSTPLFIILAGSYFEQTGDIDFIRTIWPNIQNALDWINEYGDIDRDGFVEYMSSSENGLRNQGWKDSHDSIFNEHGKLAEGPIALSEVQGYVYDARIKAGKIAEALGHSTLSKSLMHEAEQLKIKFNNVFWQDESATYALALDGNKSPCRVVSSNPGHCLFTEIADNNKASRLVEALMKEDMFTKWGIRTLSSNEVRYNPMSYHNGSIWPHDNSIIAGGFAKYGYKDYVIDILTAFFRASAFMELHRLPELYCGFNKKIEEGPTLYPVACSPQAWAIGSIFLLLQACLGISIDGVRKELKFSKPVLPSFLDRLKIQNLSVGDGFVDLEIRKYSTDVGINILKKPGSVTILVNK